From the genome of Mucilaginibacter paludis DSM 18603:
CCGGGTTAACGGCTTCCTCATCAAATAACGATTTCAACAATACCCATACATTACGTTTTACCTGGGTAAAAACGGTGTCCAGGTGCATGAAGTTTCGTTTCTGCGGTATTTTGATGATGGTTACCTTTTCCACCACATTGTTTTGAAACAGCAATTTGATAGCCGCGTTTGCGCCCAGGGTTGATGTGCGCTCGCTGCAACCTATCAAAACATGGTTATCACTCACCACCATCACGTCGCCACACTCCAATGTGGTTTTCTCGCAGCTTTCGTCAGCCGTTTGCAGAAACTGCTCCATGCTTTCGGGAATCTCGATCAGCTTATCGCGATAAGCGGAAAACAAGGGGTGATTAAAAAAGATGTATCTTACCAGTAGTGTTTCGCGCAGGCGGGCACGCTTAGCCGGTTTGCTAATCAGTATATAATTATTGATAGCCACGCCCACATCTCTCGAAAAAATAAAATTAGGCACCGGGGCAAATATGAGCTGATTGCCAATAAAGCCGGAAAGAAACACTTTGGCTAATTCAACCGGATCGGTATCAACCAGGTTTTTCTGCAGGCCATAAGTTCCGTTTTCCATAGCGCAAACTGCCGCTACCAGCTTCTCTTTAGTTTGTTGATCGGTTAAGATGTCGGCTAAGAGGGTTTGAAATTCAATTACTTTATTAGAATTATGGAACCCGGCGTTGTCAGGTTTAAAGAAAGACCGTTGAGCGGCAGCGCTGCTAATGGCATCAAGTTTGCCCTTAATTTTATCTGGATCCAGAAAATAAAGCAGCACTTTAACGTAGTAGTCGTATTCTTTTCCGCGGATGGTGTCCAGGTGCACAATATCTTCAAAAAGCCAGTCTTGCGCCTTGTTGGGCACAACCTTGCCGAGGCCCCCATCGGGGCTGTGGATTAATAAGCAGCGCAGGTCGCCGATTTCAGAACGGTTGTTGATTTTAAAATTTTCCGATTTCAGTAT
Proteins encoded in this window:
- a CDS encoding arginine deiminase family protein, translated to MILKSENFKINNRSEIGDLRCLLIHSPDGGLGKVVPNKAQDWLFEDIVHLDTIRGKEYDYYVKVLLYFLDPDKIKGKLDAISSAAAQRSFFKPDNAGFHNSNKVIEFQTLLADILTDQQTKEKLVAAVCAMENGTYGLQKNLVDTDPVELAKVFLSGFIGNQLIFAPVPNFIFSRDVGVAINNYILISKPAKRARLRETLLVRYIFFNHPLFSAYRDKLIEIPESMEQFLQTADESCEKTTLECGDVMVVSDNHVLIGCSERTSTLGANAAIKLLFQNNVVEKVTIIKIPQKRNFMHLDTVFTQVKRNVWVLLKSLFDEEAVNPENPISHFGDLKPKDKPEIIQFTKGKTDIPRRFDNLEQLLDDISRNDLHSTEATQFIYSGHNQFPYDSREQWTDSCNLLALKEGVVLAYDRNDKTVEAFEQHGFEIIKVADLLKKLESGELSTETIKDTLILMPSAELSRARGGFHCMSMPIYRDAITG